Proteins from one Panthera leo isolate Ple1 chromosome D1, P.leo_Ple1_pat1.1, whole genome shotgun sequence genomic window:
- the BRSK2 gene encoding serine/threonine-protein kinase BRSK2 isoform X3, producing the protein MTSTGKDGGGAQHAQYVGPYRLEKTLGKGQTGLVKLGIHCVTCQKVAIKIVNREKLSESVLMKVEREIAILKLIEHPHVLKLHDVYENKKYLYLVLEHVSGGELFDYLVKKGRLTPKEARKFFRQIISALDFCHSHSICHRDLKPENLLLDEKNNIRIADFGMASLQVGDSLLETSCGSPHYACPEVIRGEKYDGRKADVWSCGVILFALLVGALPFDDDNLRQLLEKVKRGVFHMPHFIPPDCQSLLRGMIEVDAARRLTLEHIQKHIWYIGGKNEPEPEQPIPRKVQIRSLPSLEDIDPDVLDSMHSLGCFRDRNKLLQDLLSEEENQEKMIYFLLLDRKERYPSHEDEDLPPRNEIDPPRKRVDSPMLNRHGKRRPERKSMEVLSVTDGGSPVPARRAIEMAQHGQSKAMFSKSLDIAEAHPQFSKEDRSRSISGASSGLSTSPLSSPRVTPHPSPRGSPLPTPKGTPVHTPKESPAGTPNPTPPSSPSVGGVPWRTRLNSIKNSFLGSPRFHRRKLQVPTPEEMSNLTPESSPELAKKSWFGNFINLEKEEQIFVVIKDKPLSSIKADIVHAFLSIPSLSHSVISQTSFRAEYKATGGPAVFQKPVKFQVDITYTEGGAAQKENGIYSVTFTLLSGPSRRFKRVVETIQTQLLSTHDQPSAQHLSDTTNCMEMMTGRLSKCGIIPKS; encoded by the exons GCCTCGTGAAGCTGGGGATTCACTGTGTCACATGCCAGAAGGTGGCCATCAAAATTGTCAACCGGGAGAAGCTCAGCGAGTCTGTGTTGATGAAG GTGGAGCGGGAGATTGCCATCCTGAAGCTCATCGAACACCCTCACGTTCTAAAGCTGCACGatgtttatgaaaacaaaaaatattt ATACCTGGTGCTAGAACACGTGTCTGGTGGAGAGCTCTTCGACTACCTTGTCAAGAAGGGCAGGCTGACCCCCAAAGAGGCTCGGAAGTTCTTCCGACAGATCATCTCTGCGCTAGACTTTTGCCACAGCCACTCCATATG CCACAGGGATCTGAAGCCAGAAAACCTTCTACTGGATGAGAAGAACAACATCCGAATCGCGGATTTCGGCATGGCGTCGCTGCAGGTTGGCGACAGCCTGCTGGAGACCAGCTGCGG GTCCCCCCACTACGCCTGCCCCGAGGTGATCCGG GGGGAGAAGTATGACGGCCGCAAGGCGGACGTGTGGAGCTGCGGCGTGATCCTGTTCGCCCTGTTGGTG GGGGCTCTGCCCTTTGACGACGACAACCTGAGGCAGCTGTTGGAGAAGGTGAAGCGGGGTGTTTTCCACATGCCGCACTTCATCCCACCCGACTGCCAGAGCCTGCTGCGCGGCATGATCGAGGTGGACGCGGCCCGGCGCCTCACG CTAGAGCACATTCAGAAACACATATGGTATAT AGGGGGCAAGAACGAGCCCGAGCCGGAGCAGCCCATCCCCCGCAAGGTGCAGATCCGCTCGCTGCCCAGCCTGGAGGACATCGACCCCGACGTGCTGGACAGCATGCACTCGCTGGGCTGCTTCCGGGACCGCAACAAGCTGTTGCAAGACCTGCTGTCCGAGGA GGAAAACCAggagaaaatgatttatttccttCTCCTGGACCGGAAAGAAAGGTACCCGAGCCACGAGGACGAGGACCTGCCCCCCAGAAACGAAATAG ACCCTCCTCGGAAGCGTGTGGACTCCCCAATGCTGAACCGGCACGGCAAGCGGCGGCCGGAACGCAAGTCCATGGAGGTGCTCAGCGTGACGGACGGCGGCTCCCCGGTGCCCGCGCGGCGGGCCATCGAGATGGCCCAGCATGGCCAGAG TAAAGCAATGTTCAGTAAAAGCCTGGATATCGCTGAAGCCCACCCCCAATTCAGCAAAGAAGACAG GTCCAGGTCTATCAGCGGCGCCTCCTCGGGCCTCTCCACCAGCCCGCTGAGCAGCCCCCGG GTGACCCCTCACCCCTCTCCAAGGGGtagtcccctccccacccctaagGGGACGCCCGTGCACACGCCCAAGGAGAGCCCGGCAGGCACACCCAACCCCACGCCACCATCCAGCCCCAGCGTCGGAGGGGTGCCCTGGAGGACACGGCTTAACTCCATCAAGAACAGTTTCCTGGGGTCACCTCGCTTCCACCGCCGGAAATTGCAGG TTCCAACACCCGAGGAGATGTCCAACCTGACCCCGGAGTCGTCCCCAGA gCTCGCCAAGAAGTCGTGGTTTGGGAACTTCATCAAcctggagaaggaggagcagaTCTTCGTGGTTATCAAGGACAAGCCCTTGAGCTCCATCAAAGCCGACATTGTTCACGCCTTCCTGTCG ATCCCCAGCCTCAGCCACAGCGTCATCTCCCAGACCAGCTTCCGGGCTGAGTATAAGGCGACAGGGGGCCCGGCGGTGTTCCAGAAGCCGGTCAAGTTCCAGGTGGACATCACCTACACCGAGGGCGGGGCAGCGCAGAAGGAGAATGGCATCTATTCTGTCACATTCACGCTCCTGTCAG GCCCGAGCCGCCGCTTCAAGAGGGTCGTGGAGACCATTCAGACCCAGCTACTGAGCACACACGACCAGCCCTCCGCCCAGCATTTGTCAG ACACCACTAACTGTATGGAAATGATGACGGGGAGGCTTTCCAAATGTG
- the BRSK2 gene encoding serine/threonine-protein kinase BRSK2 isoform X5, producing MTSTGKDGGGAQHAQYVGPYRLEKTLGKGQTGLVKLGIHCVTCQKVAIKIVNREKLSESVLMKVEREIAILKLIEHPHVLKLHDVYENKKYLYLVLEHVSGGELFDYLVKKGRLTPKEARKFFRQIISALDFCHSHSICHRDLKPENLLLDEKNNIRIADFGMASLQVGDSLLETSCGSPHYACPEVIRGEKYDGRKADVWSCGVILFALLVGALPFDDDNLRQLLEKVKRGVFHMPHFIPPDCQSLLRGMIEVDAARRLTLEHIQKHIWYIGGKNEPEPEQPIPRKVQIRSLPSLEDIDPDVLDSMHSLGCFRDRNKLLQDLLSEEENQEKMIYFLLLDRKERYPSHEDEDLPPRNEIDPPRKRVDSPMLNRHGKRRPERKSMEVLSVTDGGSPVPARRAIEMAQHGQRSRSISGASSGLSTSPLSSPRVTPHPSPRGSPLPTPKGTPVHTPKESPAGTPNPTPPSSPSVGGVPWRTRLNSIKNSFLGSPRFHRRKLQVPTPEEMSNLTPESSPELAKKSWFGNFINLEKEEQIFVVIKDKPLSSIKADIVHAFLSIPSLSHSVISQTSFRAEYKATGGPAVFQKPVKFQVDITYTEGGAAQKENGIYSVTFTLLSGPSRRFKRVVETIQTQLLSTHDQPSAQHLSDTTNCMEMMTGRLSKCGIIPKS from the exons GCCTCGTGAAGCTGGGGATTCACTGTGTCACATGCCAGAAGGTGGCCATCAAAATTGTCAACCGGGAGAAGCTCAGCGAGTCTGTGTTGATGAAG GTGGAGCGGGAGATTGCCATCCTGAAGCTCATCGAACACCCTCACGTTCTAAAGCTGCACGatgtttatgaaaacaaaaaatattt ATACCTGGTGCTAGAACACGTGTCTGGTGGAGAGCTCTTCGACTACCTTGTCAAGAAGGGCAGGCTGACCCCCAAAGAGGCTCGGAAGTTCTTCCGACAGATCATCTCTGCGCTAGACTTTTGCCACAGCCACTCCATATG CCACAGGGATCTGAAGCCAGAAAACCTTCTACTGGATGAGAAGAACAACATCCGAATCGCGGATTTCGGCATGGCGTCGCTGCAGGTTGGCGACAGCCTGCTGGAGACCAGCTGCGG GTCCCCCCACTACGCCTGCCCCGAGGTGATCCGG GGGGAGAAGTATGACGGCCGCAAGGCGGACGTGTGGAGCTGCGGCGTGATCCTGTTCGCCCTGTTGGTG GGGGCTCTGCCCTTTGACGACGACAACCTGAGGCAGCTGTTGGAGAAGGTGAAGCGGGGTGTTTTCCACATGCCGCACTTCATCCCACCCGACTGCCAGAGCCTGCTGCGCGGCATGATCGAGGTGGACGCGGCCCGGCGCCTCACG CTAGAGCACATTCAGAAACACATATGGTATAT AGGGGGCAAGAACGAGCCCGAGCCGGAGCAGCCCATCCCCCGCAAGGTGCAGATCCGCTCGCTGCCCAGCCTGGAGGACATCGACCCCGACGTGCTGGACAGCATGCACTCGCTGGGCTGCTTCCGGGACCGCAACAAGCTGTTGCAAGACCTGCTGTCCGAGGA GGAAAACCAggagaaaatgatttatttccttCTCCTGGACCGGAAAGAAAGGTACCCGAGCCACGAGGACGAGGACCTGCCCCCCAGAAACGAAATAG ACCCTCCTCGGAAGCGTGTGGACTCCCCAATGCTGAACCGGCACGGCAAGCGGCGGCCGGAACGCAAGTCCATGGAGGTGCTCAGCGTGACGGACGGCGGCTCCCCGGTGCCCGCGCGGCGGGCCATCGAGATGGCCCAGCATGGCCAGAG GTCCAGGTCTATCAGCGGCGCCTCCTCGGGCCTCTCCACCAGCCCGCTGAGCAGCCCCCGG GTGACCCCTCACCCCTCTCCAAGGGGtagtcccctccccacccctaagGGGACGCCCGTGCACACGCCCAAGGAGAGCCCGGCAGGCACACCCAACCCCACGCCACCATCCAGCCCCAGCGTCGGAGGGGTGCCCTGGAGGACACGGCTTAACTCCATCAAGAACAGTTTCCTGGGGTCACCTCGCTTCCACCGCCGGAAATTGCAGG TTCCAACACCCGAGGAGATGTCCAACCTGACCCCGGAGTCGTCCCCAGA gCTCGCCAAGAAGTCGTGGTTTGGGAACTTCATCAAcctggagaaggaggagcagaTCTTCGTGGTTATCAAGGACAAGCCCTTGAGCTCCATCAAAGCCGACATTGTTCACGCCTTCCTGTCG ATCCCCAGCCTCAGCCACAGCGTCATCTCCCAGACCAGCTTCCGGGCTGAGTATAAGGCGACAGGGGGCCCGGCGGTGTTCCAGAAGCCGGTCAAGTTCCAGGTGGACATCACCTACACCGAGGGCGGGGCAGCGCAGAAGGAGAATGGCATCTATTCTGTCACATTCACGCTCCTGTCAG GCCCGAGCCGCCGCTTCAAGAGGGTCGTGGAGACCATTCAGACCCAGCTACTGAGCACACACGACCAGCCCTCCGCCCAGCATTTGTCAG ACACCACTAACTGTATGGAAATGATGACGGGGAGGCTTTCCAAATGTG
- the BRSK2 gene encoding serine/threonine-protein kinase BRSK2 isoform X6, producing the protein MFMKTKNICRYLVLEHVSGGELFDYLVKKGRLTPKEARKFFRQIISALDFCHSHSICHRDLKPENLLLDEKNNIRIADFGMASLQVGDSLLETSCGSPHYACPEVIRGEKYDGRKADVWSCGVILFALLVGALPFDDDNLRQLLEKVKRGVFHMPHFIPPDCQSLLRGMIEVDAARRLTLEHIQKHIWYIGGKNEPEPEQPIPRKVQIRSLPSLEDIDPDVLDSMHSLGCFRDRNKLLQDLLSEEENQEKMIYFLLLDRKERYPSHEDEDLPPRNEIDPPRKRVDSPMLNRHGKRRPERKSMEVLSVTDGGSPVPARRAIEMAQHGQSKAMFSKSLDIAEAHPQFSKEDRSRSISGASSGLSTSPLSSPRVTPHPSPRGSPLPTPKGTPVHTPKESPAGTPNPTPPSSPSVGGVPWRTRLNSIKNSFLGSPRFHRRKLQVPTPEEMSNLTPESSPELAKKSWFGNFINLEKEEQIFVVIKDKPLSSIKADIVHAFLSIPSLSHSVISQTSFRAEYKATGGPAVFQKPVKFQVDITYTEGGAAQKENGIYSVTFTLLSGPSRRFKRVVETIQTQLLSTHDQPSAQHLSDTTNCMEMMTGRLSKCDEKNGQAAQAPSTPAKRSAHGPLGDSAAAGPGPGGDAEYPTGKDTAKTGPPAARREQP; encoded by the exons atgtttatgaaaacaaaaaatatttgtag ATACCTGGTGCTAGAACACGTGTCTGGTGGAGAGCTCTTCGACTACCTTGTCAAGAAGGGCAGGCTGACCCCCAAAGAGGCTCGGAAGTTCTTCCGACAGATCATCTCTGCGCTAGACTTTTGCCACAGCCACTCCATATG CCACAGGGATCTGAAGCCAGAAAACCTTCTACTGGATGAGAAGAACAACATCCGAATCGCGGATTTCGGCATGGCGTCGCTGCAGGTTGGCGACAGCCTGCTGGAGACCAGCTGCGG GTCCCCCCACTACGCCTGCCCCGAGGTGATCCGG GGGGAGAAGTATGACGGCCGCAAGGCGGACGTGTGGAGCTGCGGCGTGATCCTGTTCGCCCTGTTGGTG GGGGCTCTGCCCTTTGACGACGACAACCTGAGGCAGCTGTTGGAGAAGGTGAAGCGGGGTGTTTTCCACATGCCGCACTTCATCCCACCCGACTGCCAGAGCCTGCTGCGCGGCATGATCGAGGTGGACGCGGCCCGGCGCCTCACG CTAGAGCACATTCAGAAACACATATGGTATAT AGGGGGCAAGAACGAGCCCGAGCCGGAGCAGCCCATCCCCCGCAAGGTGCAGATCCGCTCGCTGCCCAGCCTGGAGGACATCGACCCCGACGTGCTGGACAGCATGCACTCGCTGGGCTGCTTCCGGGACCGCAACAAGCTGTTGCAAGACCTGCTGTCCGAGGA GGAAAACCAggagaaaatgatttatttccttCTCCTGGACCGGAAAGAAAGGTACCCGAGCCACGAGGACGAGGACCTGCCCCCCAGAAACGAAATAG ACCCTCCTCGGAAGCGTGTGGACTCCCCAATGCTGAACCGGCACGGCAAGCGGCGGCCGGAACGCAAGTCCATGGAGGTGCTCAGCGTGACGGACGGCGGCTCCCCGGTGCCCGCGCGGCGGGCCATCGAGATGGCCCAGCATGGCCAGAG TAAAGCAATGTTCAGTAAAAGCCTGGATATCGCTGAAGCCCACCCCCAATTCAGCAAAGAAGACAG GTCCAGGTCTATCAGCGGCGCCTCCTCGGGCCTCTCCACCAGCCCGCTGAGCAGCCCCCGG GTGACCCCTCACCCCTCTCCAAGGGGtagtcccctccccacccctaagGGGACGCCCGTGCACACGCCCAAGGAGAGCCCGGCAGGCACACCCAACCCCACGCCACCATCCAGCCCCAGCGTCGGAGGGGTGCCCTGGAGGACACGGCTTAACTCCATCAAGAACAGTTTCCTGGGGTCACCTCGCTTCCACCGCCGGAAATTGCAGG TTCCAACACCCGAGGAGATGTCCAACCTGACCCCGGAGTCGTCCCCAGA gCTCGCCAAGAAGTCGTGGTTTGGGAACTTCATCAAcctggagaaggaggagcagaTCTTCGTGGTTATCAAGGACAAGCCCTTGAGCTCCATCAAAGCCGACATTGTTCACGCCTTCCTGTCG ATCCCCAGCCTCAGCCACAGCGTCATCTCCCAGACCAGCTTCCGGGCTGAGTATAAGGCGACAGGGGGCCCGGCGGTGTTCCAGAAGCCGGTCAAGTTCCAGGTGGACATCACCTACACCGAGGGCGGGGCAGCGCAGAAGGAGAATGGCATCTATTCTGTCACATTCACGCTCCTGTCAG GCCCGAGCCGCCGCTTCAAGAGGGTCGTGGAGACCATTCAGACCCAGCTACTGAGCACACACGACCAGCCCTCCGCCCAGCATTTGTCAG ACACCACTAACTGTATGGAAATGATGACGGGGAGGCTTTCCAAATGTG